One genomic window of Ottowia oryzae includes the following:
- a CDS encoding porin — protein MALGAVLVLSSVGAYAQSSVQLSGLADAYVGSMRMAGDSKRISTVGSGGMTTSWFGAKGTEDLGGGLKAGFAFTSFMRLTNGDYGRFKNDMMWSRDANVSLSGGFGSVILGRWMAPNFLPTVLFNPFGDSFAFSPAILHANVPLFNGTNWSGTTQSDTGWGSQIAYSTPDLGGLKGTLQYQFRDGANSGKNFGGNLMYFNGGLGLTAFYERTEMGNPVATTYADGSKRTNWMVGGSYDFTVVKLFATYGQSKNDVSNAKLKTATTGLSVPIGAGKLLAAYAHTRNNLLDATRQTLTVGYDYNLSKRTDLYANVMHDRITDQTSGTSFAVGLRHRF, from the coding sequence ATGGCGTTGGGTGCCGTGCTCGTTTTGTCTTCGGTGGGCGCGTACGCGCAAAGCTCGGTGCAGTTGAGCGGTTTGGCTGACGCCTACGTCGGGTCGATGCGAATGGCTGGCGACAGCAAGCGCATCAGCACCGTTGGCTCAGGCGGGATGACGACCTCGTGGTTCGGTGCCAAGGGCACGGAAGACCTGGGCGGTGGCCTCAAAGCGGGATTTGCTTTCACATCGTTCATGCGCTTGACCAACGGCGACTATGGCCGGTTCAAGAACGACATGATGTGGTCGCGCGATGCGAACGTCAGCCTGTCGGGCGGCTTTGGCTCGGTGATTCTGGGCCGCTGGATGGCGCCCAACTTCCTGCCCACGGTGTTGTTCAACCCGTTCGGAGATTCGTTCGCCTTCTCGCCCGCGATCCTGCATGCCAACGTGCCTCTGTTCAATGGCACCAACTGGTCTGGCACCACGCAGTCGGATACCGGCTGGGGCAGCCAAATCGCCTACAGCACCCCCGACCTGGGCGGCTTGAAGGGCACGCTGCAGTACCAGTTCCGCGATGGCGCCAACTCCGGCAAGAACTTCGGCGGCAACCTGATGTACTTCAACGGTGGCCTGGGCCTGACGGCGTTCTATGAACGCACCGAAATGGGGAACCCGGTGGCCACCACCTACGCCGATGGCTCGAAACGCACCAACTGGATGGTCGGTGGCTCATACGACTTCACCGTGGTCAAGCTGTTCGCCACCTACGGCCAGTCGAAGAATGACGTGTCCAACGCCAAGCTGAAGACGGCCACCACGGGCCTGTCGGTGCCGATCGGCGCCGGCAAGCTGCTGGCCGCGTACGCGCACACACGCAACAACCTGCTCGACGCCACACGCCAGACGCTGACGGTGGGCTACGACTACAACCTGTCCAAGCGCACCGACCTGTACGCCAACGTGATGCACGACCGCATCACCGACCAGACCAGCGGCACCAGCTTTGCCGTGGGTCTGCGCCACCGGTTCTGA
- a CDS encoding efflux transporter outer membrane subunit yields the protein MQRIALSLVATLFLAGCSTLRTRPETPANPLPAAYVHGTAGQPAAAPPLENWWRSVDDPALTVWIDTALARNADLAAALIRVRRASLESQMAANALWPTLSSSLSTGVSRPLSGPSRSRTESGAANLGVAWEVDLFGRLGALRDAAQFEALATQDDRRGVALSLTASVASLYWQLAYVNERIALARQSLAYAQRTRDLVEAQYQNGAVSGLERHEAAQLVTSQQAALSQLQQSHDELLQTIAVVLDGQGLPTAEPTQFPSRRLPAVQPGLPADLLARRPDLRAAEQRLRATLASGDADRLRYYPALSLTGALGTSSASLLHLLSNPVATLGVGVTLPFLNVREMRLATDIAGARYEEAVVLFRKSLLTAFTEVEKALSARSHLQAQALLLQQSLEQTRAIELRSEARYRYGQTALRVWLDAQERRRAAELALASTRFEQHQNHIALVQALGGGLD from the coding sequence ATGCAGCGCATCGCCCTGTCTTTGGTCGCCACCCTGTTCCTGGCCGGTTGTTCTACCTTGCGCACCCGCCCTGAAACCCCAGCCAACCCTCTGCCAGCGGCGTATGTCCACGGCACTGCCGGTCAACCTGCAGCGGCGCCGCCTCTGGAAAACTGGTGGCGCTCGGTGGACGACCCTGCGCTGACCGTCTGGATTGACACCGCGCTGGCGCGCAATGCCGACCTGGCGGCCGCGCTCATTCGCGTACGGCGCGCCTCGCTGGAGTCGCAAATGGCCGCCAATGCCTTGTGGCCCACGCTGTCGTCCAGCTTGTCGACAGGCGTCAGCCGACCGCTGTCGGGGCCATCGCGAAGCCGCACCGAATCGGGGGCGGCCAACCTGGGCGTGGCCTGGGAGGTGGATTTGTTCGGCCGCCTGGGCGCGCTGCGCGACGCCGCGCAGTTCGAGGCGCTGGCGACGCAGGACGATCGCCGTGGCGTGGCGTTGAGCTTGACCGCCTCCGTCGCCAGCCTGTACTGGCAGCTTGCCTACGTCAATGAGCGCATCGCGCTCGCGCGGCAATCGCTTGCCTATGCGCAGCGCACGCGCGATCTGGTGGAAGCGCAATACCAGAACGGGGCCGTCTCCGGCCTGGAGCGGCACGAGGCGGCGCAGTTGGTGACCAGCCAGCAAGCCGCCCTCAGTCAACTGCAGCAGAGCCACGATGAATTGCTGCAGACCATCGCTGTCGTGCTGGACGGCCAGGGCCTGCCAACGGCCGAGCCGACGCAGTTTCCCAGCCGGCGCCTGCCGGCAGTCCAGCCCGGGCTGCCCGCGGATCTGCTGGCCCGGCGGCCGGACCTGCGCGCGGCCGAACAACGCTTGCGAGCCACGCTGGCCAGTGGCGATGCCGATCGGTTGCGCTACTACCCGGCGCTGTCGTTGACCGGCGCGCTGGGCACCTCCAGTGCGTCCTTGCTGCACCTGCTGTCCAACCCCGTGGCTACTTTGGGTGTGGGTGTCACCCTGCCGTTTCTCAATGTGCGTGAGATGCGCCTGGCCACCGACATAGCCGGCGCGCGCTACGAAGAAGCGGTGGTGCTCTTTCGCAAGAGCCTGCTGACCGCTTTCACCGAGGTGGAAAAGGCGCTTTCGGCGCGCAGCCATCTGCAAGCCCAGGCCCTGTTGCTGCAACAAAGCCTGGAACAAACCCGCGCCATCGAGCTGCGCAGCGAAGCGCGCTACCGCTACGGCCAAACGGCCCTGCGCGTGTGGCTGGACGCGCAAGAGCGCCGCCGCGCGGCAGAGCTGGCGCTGGCCAGCACCCGTTTCGAGCAGCACCAGAACCACATCGCGCTGGTTCAGGCGCTTGGCGGCGGGCTTGACTGA
- a CDS encoding lytic murein transglycosylase, with protein sequence MNKPFAAVRRSALALASTTLLLGSAFAQEPPAVDEAAFRSCLAQLQGSSAFRAVDAASFTRFTQGLAPDPSVLVLLDRQPEFTLPVWDYIAVLVDDERVADGRAAYAKWQDTLRRIEQQTGVAPNVVVGVWGVESNFGQNLGGRPLVQSLATLSCFGRRQAYFRGEFAAALRILQEGHIAPDKLVGSWAGAFGQTQFMPSTFFRSAVDFDGDGRRDIVDSVPDALASTAKFLQNAGYRRGEPWGFEVRLPPGFDTADAGRKNKRPIDAWRRAGVTLADGSALPDTLPSAGLLIPARGRTAGGASGTGPTFLVGRNFDTLYSYNASENYALAIAQLSNLVANPSAGVAFATPWPTDDPGLSRAQNRELQTLLLARGYDIGSADGMIGAKTREAIKTEQQRLGMKTDGRAGQKLLAALKR encoded by the coding sequence ATGAACAAACCCTTCGCCGCCGTCCGGCGCAGCGCACTGGCGCTGGCATCCACCACCTTGCTGCTGGGCAGCGCCTTCGCGCAGGAGCCGCCCGCGGTGGATGAAGCCGCCTTCCGCAGCTGCCTGGCGCAGTTGCAGGGCTCGTCCGCGTTCCGCGCCGTCGACGCCGCCAGCTTCACCCGGTTCACCCAGGGCTTGGCGCCCGACCCGTCGGTGCTGGTGCTGCTGGATCGCCAGCCGGAGTTCACCCTGCCCGTGTGGGACTACATCGCCGTGCTGGTCGATGACGAGCGCGTGGCCGACGGGCGCGCCGCGTACGCCAAGTGGCAAGACACGCTGCGCCGCATCGAGCAGCAAACCGGCGTGGCGCCCAACGTGGTGGTCGGCGTGTGGGGGGTCGAGAGCAACTTTGGCCAAAACCTGGGCGGGCGCCCGCTGGTGCAGTCGCTGGCCACGCTGTCGTGCTTTGGGCGGCGGCAGGCGTACTTTCGCGGCGAGTTTGCGGCGGCGTTGCGCATCCTGCAGGAAGGCCACATCGCGCCGGACAAGCTGGTCGGGTCGTGGGCGGGCGCCTTCGGGCAAACGCAGTTCATGCCCAGCACGTTCTTCCGCAGCGCGGTGGACTTTGACGGCGACGGCCGCCGTGACATCGTCGACAGCGTGCCCGATGCGCTGGCTTCGACCGCCAAGTTCCTTCAAAACGCAGGCTACCGCCGCGGCGAGCCTTGGGGCTTTGAGGTGCGGCTGCCGCCGGGCTTCGACACGGCCGACGCAGGCCGCAAGAACAAGCGCCCCATCGACGCGTGGCGGCGCGCGGGCGTCACGCTGGCCGACGGCTCGGCCCTGCCCGACACCCTGCCCAGCGCGGGCCTGTTGATCCCCGCGCGCGGACGCACAGCGGGCGGCGCCAGCGGCACCGGCCCGACCTTTCTGGTGGGCCGCAATTTCGACACGCTGTACAGCTACAACGCCAGCGAAAACTACGCGCTGGCCATCGCCCAGCTGTCCAACCTGGTGGCCAACCCCAGCGCTGGCGTTGCTTTCGCCACGCCCTGGCCCACGGACGACCCCGGCCTGTCGCGCGCGCAGAACCGCGAGCTGCAAACCTTGCTGCTGGCGCGCGGCTACGACATTGGCAGCGCCGACGGCATGATTGGCGCCAAGACGCGCGAAGCCATCAAGACCGAGCAGCAGCGCCTGGGCATGAAGACCGACGGGCGCGCTGGGCAGAAGTTGCTGGCGGCGCTGAAGCGCTAA
- a CDS encoding MaoC family dehydratase, whose amino-acid sequence MKTFETLAELAACTGQEVAVSDWHTVTQQHINQFADATGDHQWIHVDPERAKAGPFGTTIAHGYLTLSLLAGFFDRTLRVSNVRMGINYGLNKVRFPSPVPVNSRVRARMHLIAVEPVEGGSQLSWQVTMEREGSDKPCCVAESIARYYV is encoded by the coding sequence ATGAAAACATTCGAGACATTGGCCGAGCTGGCCGCCTGCACTGGCCAGGAGGTCGCGGTGAGCGACTGGCACACCGTCACGCAGCAGCACATCAACCAATTTGCCGACGCCACCGGCGACCACCAGTGGATCCACGTCGATCCTGAGCGCGCCAAGGCCGGCCCGTTTGGCACCACCATCGCGCACGGCTACCTCACGCTGTCGCTGCTGGCCGGGTTTTTTGACCGCACCCTCCGCGTGTCAAACGTGCGCATGGGCATCAACTACGGCTTGAACAAGGTGCGCTTTCCTTCGCCCGTGCCCGTCAACAGCCGCGTGCGTGCGCGCATGCACTTGATCGCCGTGGAGCCGGTAGAGGGCGGCAGCCAGCTGTCTTGGCAGGTCACGATGGAGCGCGAAGGCAGCGACAAGCCATGCTGCGTGGCCGAATCGATCGCGCGCTACTACGTCTGA